CTTAGCTGTCATTTTTTGTTCAATAGattcttaaaaattcaaagttagcAGAGTACTATACAGGATCCAGAGGCCctatgtatttcccatctttctgTGCCTTATTCTtcttatattactttactctttctttaaagactttactattTTTAGACTATTTActtttttatgactgtctatactcatACTCTTGAGCACCTAAGCTTATATCCAAGCGTACTGTACCTATTTAGAAGTTTTCTCAGCCCaggcctggattttttttcttttgcatgtttGCAGTAtttctctgaccacatgagccaAACCTTAAACTACTAGGCTACCTGCCACATGGCTCCACTTAACACCTGGCACTGGCGGCTGGCTCTGCCTGCCCCCTTGGGTGGGTGAGAGCCGAGCCTCATTCCCTCGGGCCCTGGCTGGGAGCCACATTTacagccccagctctgggaagttaCTGGGTTTATGCTGCCATGGGCATTTCTATAGAATCCCATTCTATCTAGTATTCACCATCTAAGTGTTTGGCTGCAAACCATGGCCTCTTAGAGGAGCCATGCCTCTGGACACCATGCGCAGTGGGTTCTGTGTCCAGGACTTTTCTCAGCTTTCCTAGACCCTATGTTCGAATATATGGGCTGGGCCTCCACGTTGGATGCCAAATGGAGCATGTCTTTCTTGTCGGACTTTTTGTGGACCACCAGTCAGCCAAATAATATACAGAGACTTCTTAGTAATTATGAAAGCTAGGCCTTTAGCCTAGGCTTCTTTCCACCCGGCTCTTATAAACtgaattaacctgtttctattcatttacatTCTGCCGTGTGGCTTTCTACCTCTCCTCAATTTTCTACTTCCCACTCCCTTGGTGTCTTGCTGGTGAAATCCCCTATGCCGGATTCCAaaccagagttcctatctcttcctggaaatcctgcctaacctcttctgcctacctattggtcatttaactctttattaaaccaattgaGTGTCGCAGGCAGACAAAGTAAAGCAGTGACATACCTTTACACAGTGTGATAAAATAGACAACAACTTTTTTCCATGTAGCTTCCGTTTTCTTCAGTGACTGACTCCAGTCCTGCaaaatttgttattattgttgcttaAGATTAATCTTGACTCTGCTATGTCAGTCCTGTCATCAACAGAACCAACAAAGATTTCCTTTGTCATCTTTCCTAGGTTGATGCTTACACTGCCAAATAAGACCAAGAATAGCTTTTGTCTCCATGTGGAGTAAGGGACTTGTTCTGTTTGAGGAAGACATGGTCTCTCCCCTCAGGAAAGTAGACCGTGAGGGTCATGATGTACCCATGATGCAGTTGAGAGGAAAGTCTGCTAGCGCAGGCTGACATGAGACTTGGACTTCATAACTGCAAGATTCTGAGAGGCGAAAAGATTCCAGCAGCTCAGGCTAACAGGCTGGGCAGTGTGAGGGAGAATCTGTAAGAGATGCTACATTGTAACCTGAATAAGTTAGTGTTATCTGTATGCTTGCCCCGCTTGTGTTTTATACATAGACAGAATCCCTGAATAGACACCTAACACAGCCTTCACACCAAAGAAACAGAGCACACAGTTTGACACATAATTTACTTATGGGCAGAAAAATTTGAAATTCTCAGAGGTATATCTTCCTCAGAGACATAGAGAATATGTTTCTATCCTAGTATCAAAGGATAGAAAAGGAACCCGAGGGAACCAGCGTCCATGCTGGGCAGCCTGCAAAGGCAGACAAGAGGTAGATAGAAACAGGTCACAGAGATGCTAGAACCCCACAGGTATTTAGTGTCTACACTGCTGATGGAGGAACAGCGAGGTGTGAGGTTCTGATGGGGGACCAGCCTGTGAGGTAATGTGGGAGAGGAGCTGGACAAGGTGTTGAACGGTCAGAGGAGCAAGCGTTCTGCAGTCACTGGAAGAGCGACCGAAGGGCCAGATTGgctgagctcctgggagctctGAGCTCATTAAGGCTGGACTCTGCCTTAGCACAGGGTCAAGTGTCTGGATTTGGAAACAGGAAGAACACTGGTGTCACTGAAACTTCCGACACGTCTCTTTCATTTGTTAATCACACCACATTCCCACGGCTCCTCCCCCTGGGGATGACAAGGACAGATTTTAGGGAGAAATGTCGATTGTCAGAGACAAAAGCGCTGGGGAGTTTGGGTTTGTGGACCTAAATGGAATGGAGTGTCTGCATGTAAAGGGAGCTTGGGAGAGCAGAGAGTCAGGGTGACATGCCCACATCTGGTCAGAGTAGGTGACATTGAAGATCCCGAGGGAGGGCTATCAGGCTGTCCTCTTGGCCCTGCATGGGTGGGGAGGGGTTACCTCTGGGGAGTCCCACAGTGTTACTAAGTTAGCTGTTGGCACACTATCAGCTCTGACTTCAGGGAGAGGACTCGGTTCTGTCACAAaggtcttttctgtttctaagttGTAACTTCTCACGGTGGTCAGAGACTACCGGTTCAGCTGGGCAGAGAACCTCTGCTCCCACCAGATAGGTGATTTCTCCGcccccatcctccctctcccttctcttcccctctgctcactctttctcctttcttctctcttattctctcttttctcccaacttccttccctctcctcctccagtctTATTTCCTCTCcccctgctctctcctctcctctcctctcctcccctctcaaaTAGTGATCCAAAAATGCTAACACCTGTAGGACTTTTGATAGTTTCACTCTTCTGTGAATAGAGCTGTACCGGGCAGCATGTATGAAGCAGAGCTATTCACAGCGCTGGGTGAGAGGGATTAAAGACAGAGATGgagtataaaatgtttttatttcaaaatgaaaaacgGTAGTCAtcgtaataataataataacaacaataaaaataatagtataaaAAGCGCATCTCCTTCCCTAATGCAAAATGATAGCTCCTCGATCGCTCCCACAACCTTGGACAAATCACAGTACATGCTACATAGCAGCAAAAGTCAATCCAGACCCCTTGGGTGATCTGTGCTGGGTCAGTTCTGGATTCGGTGGCTTCTGGGAACAGCGCGATACTCTGCTCTTTCCCACCAGAGTcatggtctctctgtgtttctttgtctttgtctcgCTCCCTCCTCTGCCAGTCACCTCCTTAGGAGGCATGCTGCCTGAGGGACAGGACCCTGCTACTCAGGGTCTCCGCCTCCTGTGCCTTGCTTCTTTCCAGCAGGGCCTGCTTGTGGAGGGACTGTTGCTCGCAAGCTTCCCTCAGCTCTGTCACTGCTGCCTCCTGGTCGCGAAGACGACTGGCCGCTGTGAAAGGGCTGCACACGGTCTCCACCAGGCCGAGAACCACACCGAAGAGAGCCAGCACGCTGCCCAGCACGTACAGCTTCACCAGCTTCCCGCGGGGCTTCTGCGCCATCACCTCCTTGGCCAAAGGGATCAGCTCCTGCACACTTTCCATCATCTGGGCTCCTCTGGGCTGTGGGTGGCGGGGCCT
The sequence above is a segment of the Microtus ochrogaster isolate Prairie Vole_2 chromosome 6, MicOch1.0, whole genome shotgun sequence genome. Coding sequences within it:
- the G0s2 gene encoding G0/G1 switch protein 2, whose translation is MMESVQELIPLAKEVMAQKPRGKLVKLYVLGSVLALFGVVLGLVETVCSPFTAASRLRDQEAAVTELREACEQQSLHKQALLERSKAQEAETLSSRVLSLRQHAS